The window TATCTAACTTTCAATACATGGTCTCTAAACTCAGCACACCGGAAGTCGATCAAATGGTcattatattgtaggcctacatctCCGAATTTTTGTTTTGTAATCAACGAACACATGGTTTCAAAatctaaaaatattttttaactttttatgtGCATCTATGGTTTTGCTAGttagtatttttaattatttaaagtaaCAATAATGTTCAATTACAACCTAACTGTGCACTTTGCAATGATATAAAAAATATTCCTGTCGCTTGATAAATACTGATGTTATAAGCACTTAAGTTAAAATGATGCCTTTTATAGAATTTCTCCCTGGTAATATAAAAATTATTACTGTGGCAGTCCTAGGATGCCTGTATCCTGCATGTAGTACATCATCTGCAATTCAGTGTCAGCAAATGGCCTCCAAATAACATTCCAAATGAAATTGGAACATAATAACTGCAAGATATGTAAAATGTATTCCTAAGATATGATTAGTATGTTTTTCACATTTATGTAATTATAAGTAATTGCATTCTCATAGGTAGCCCATTTCCTTTACAAAACAACAGTATAATAATCTGACCATGTTTGTAAATTCAATTGTACACAGCAAGCTAAATAAAGTATGGTTAATTCATTCAAAAATACAATGTAATGAATTTTCAATTTATATAATTAATACAATTCAAATATAAAACTGAATTTACTAATTAAATCACGTCATTATTTTAGTTTGCAAGATACTAATACTAGCTGATGAGTATGTATAGTATGTTACCACTCAATTACTGGTACATGGAAGATCATATGGGATCATAGGGTTACTGAAAGTAACTAAGCAAGAGACATTTCCTGCCGAGATATGTTTTTCCCAAACACTTATCTTGTCTCCTTTAGTGACCATAATAGAATATTGTGCCATAAAAATATGCAATATAAAGCGATCAATATACAAAGCAGAAACTACTCCTGATGGGAGCAATCCTGTACCCTCAAATTTGAGGGAGAGCTGGCTTGAAATACCAAGAACACCATCACTATATCGCTGAACAGCTAGTTGACACAATTCAAATCTTGCACTTCAAGTAACACTTTCACACGCCTATCTATGAGATTGCAAAATGTCTCCTGCAAGAGATCTTTTACTTTGAACACCATGCCCAAATTGTTGGCAATTCCCTCGTGGGGGCTAAGAGTAAGCACTCGTTATTCAAATGTAAGTGCTGCTGCAGCGTAACTGACAGAGGAATCACTCATATTGCAACACTGACTTGACTGggcatatttaagaaatttcattgACATCTTGTGACCATTAGTTGGAGATTTCTTAAGACTATGAACAGCTTGCAGAAGAACTCCTATAGGATGACGTCCACAAATAGTATTCCcaaatttctttaaatattcaGTGAAGGCCACAGGATTCAAAGTTTCAATGATATCCATTCCTGTTCGATCAAGGGTTTGAATGGACTGGTAAATTTCACCCCAGCTGCGATCATAATAAGTGTACCGGAACCGATGACCCCAGTGGCAGAAATCAGAAGAAATAACAAATAAATTCTGTGGGTCGGCCAAATAACGAGAAAAGATACGTCCATACATGGCTTCTTTCTCTGATGTTAATGATCCCACAAGCACTGGCACAATGGTGAAGGAGTCTTTGTAATCTTCCATAGCTTTGGCAATGTACGGAAGATGCATTTCAATACTATGTTCATCTTCATCTACAGTCAAATTCATCCACTCAAACTGACCAGATGCTTCTAATTCTCTGTATACTTGAGAGTCAATTTTCAAATCATAAAGAGGAGTTCTGTATTTGCTAGCAGTGGATAGGGCACATCCTCCCAGACGAACATGATGTGATGGACCCAAGATGAAAATACGCCGCACAACAACAGGGCTCACTTGTCGATAAGCAAATCCACTACATGGACCACAGTACTGATAACCAGCATGTGGGGCAATGATAGCTCTTGCAGGACCATGACAAAGGTCCGCTGTATTCAGCCAAGTGTCCAACTGTTCCTTTAATTCTTTTGGGGAATCCGAATACCAGCTACCTGCATGTGAAGCACGTCTCACAGCCATAACTGCTTCCTTATCGTCACGTCACCAAGAGAAGCAGTTTACCTAAAACTAAAAGAAGAAAATGCCACTAACTAGACAATACACCAACCATTAACATATGATGGTTCAATTATGTCTGTAACATATATAATGGAGAGAGAATGTTCAGACACAAGAACTAAAATGAAAGACataattaaaaatatttcagtTCCTATGTCAACCCTTCACTGCATAGCTTGCATACTTCGAGACAATACTCTAAAGAATATATAAGAATACTGTTCGATGCAGTCTGAGTAGACAGCTTTCCTTTCATTACAATACATGGATACTAGCTACAGAGAATAAATAGCTGAATATGGCATGTGAAAATGCATGGTTTCTCTACAGTTGCTTACAGTTGATCATCAGCTCGATACTGCGGTGGTTTGAAATTTAGATATAATGAGTGGGTATTGTCTGTTCAAAGAATCTCCCAAGGCAAGCCACAAAGAATAAAGTACAATACAGTACTGTGACTGCAAATGGCTGGGTTCATTTGAAATGTATGAACATAGAAGAATGATGTACTTCAAAACAATGGAAGTGTAGATGCTCCAATGAGGAACTATGCAATGATGCAGTAGATCACGTGCGATCCAAAGTCATTCCATCAACTCGGGACATATACAAACTACTGGTACACCTTAAGAGTGAAATGACTGAAATGAAGACGGCACGTGCTGTTACTGAGCAAGAACTAGGTAAAAGTTTAGTGCCGAACATGAGAAATTTGAATAGAATACTGAGCTGGTTAAGCAACAGTCTGTTATTAACTACTGCTTAGTAACTATTAAGTAACTgaaaattgaaaattttcatttaaaatttgatTTAGTGAAGTAGTATTACAATTAGATGATATGAAACAGTATTTATGGCATccctgcaagaaaaaaaaaaaaaaaatagtaatgggAACACTTTTGAAACAGTTAGGCAAGTAGGGCAGGCACTCAATGTTGAAATTTCAAGTGAGATGATCGATGTGTGCCATTGGTTAAAGAAGCAAAATCTCATCAAACATTGGGAGGCATAATTGCAAAATTTGTGCAGGAGTAATTTGATCAAAGGCAACAGGGGGGGAGGGAGGTTGTTAGGGGGTTGAAAACCCCTGCCccacaaaattaacttgaaatttaaACATCACACATGGATTTTCAAAAATTTAACCCATTAAAGCAAAACTATTATGAAATCAAGAATTTGGAAAACAAAACAATTGAATTTAATCTATAAAACACTCCAGACCATCTTGTCTAAAATGTTTTGCTTGGGCCTTTATTAGAATCGTATATTTACCtgtatatttgaatggttataagccTAGGAACTTACGATATATtttgtcttcagtttttgacacaTTTGTTATCAGTTCATGTGGACCATATTTCAGATATACTTAAGGGATGCTTCTACTCTCCTGGCCTTTTTCCCCAGTTATCTGGCATTAGCACTAATGTAGATTAATCCCTGTTAAACAGATCCCatatgcccttcctaatgccaaccgtATATGGCAgggaaggggagggggggggggtgtattcactattgtgtaatTCATGAATCTGTAATGATTAGTAGTATGGTGTCTTGTATGTAGGAAATATACTTTATTAAGACCTATACTTGATATAAAGAATTCAAATAATTGATTTGTTTTTGTTAACACACTATTCAGTTTTTAATCGCCAAGTTTCCAGAGTCCTACAAGACTTCACTCCAAATAGTTGTCTCCCATTCTGCttataaataaaaacaataaacaGGTCGTGGTGGTTACTAAATAAAAAACATTTTTGAATTTTCCTTAGAATGATTTTGGAAAACCGTTACCTAACTCAGAACCATGAAAATAAATGCTAGCAAAGGGAACCTCTAGCATGAGGAAAAACCAACAGATGTAGTACAGATTCAGAGCCATAGAAAGTGAAGGAAAAATCCAACACATATGGAGCATCTATTTCTTAGCAAACATATTTTTGTTATCCCCACTTAAAAGATATCTTTCCAGTAAATAAATGGAGAAATGGAGAGAAGTTAATTAGTCTAAAATCTTTGGACATCATAAGCTCACCATCATATCATTCTGACTGCCAATTAACTTGTTAATTGTTAATAGTTAATAGTTAtagaactgggcgagttggccgtgctgttagaggcgagcggctgtgagcttgcatccgggagatagtgggttcgaatcccactgtcggcagccctgaagatggttttccgtggtttcccattttcacaccaggcaaatggggctgtaccttccttccaactcctcggcctttcctatcccatcgtcgccataagacttatctgtgtcagtgcgacataaagccaataacaaaaaagtTATAGATGGAACCTGATTTCACGAGTTACTTATACCAATATTTCAACACACCTGCAAATTCCATGgaaacatattttaaattaaataaattgctAAAATGAATGTTGTTATAATTTACAATTATTTGTGCGAAGTATTACACTGTAGTTCTTTGGAATGTGGAGATTAACTGACCTTAAACTCACTGTATGCAAAAATATACATTTGTAAGTAGACGTAAGGAAATAGTTAAATTTGCTGCATAAtgatatttatacatttatttgcaTACACAATTTATTGATGAAATATTAACCTTTTTCTTAATCAAAGTTTCTTCTATACGAACAGAAAGTTAAATCTTTCCCATTTAAAAAACTATGTATTTGTGAATATACCTTTatacttaaaaatctcaaaactggTATGAACAAATGAATACTTACATAATAGTATTTCAAAAGATAACTTTTGGTACTTaccaaaaaaaggaagaaaaagaagaatcatcctcatctacacattatttgaaaaatgaatttgTGACATATGGACTTGAAGaatgaagtgaaaatgataatATGAATGAGTCAAAATTTTACCATCGTTACCCAAATACAAAAATTATATACTTCAATGTTGGCTATACATCGGGATGAGGCTATAAGTAATTTTGCAAATTCAAACTattataaaaattgtaaataaattaatttttatgcAATGTTTTAAAAAATTCATAGGTCTataaatgaaagttataaattaatgaaattcacatatatttacaataAGAAACTATTAAATATGACACGCATGGCATTACTTTCAAATTTAAATATTCTCTTTTAATAAACATAGAGAAATGTTATCATGTTATCCAGCCAATATAAGATTTCTTTTTAAAAGGAccttttataataattataatgcctttgctggcaagatgtagtgtttacagtgcgctatgtcttctggtatgggctagaataaaattgttactttcattgacctgtctcagtcttatccttggctttgacaatatgaaagtgactgaggtatgagtgacgctagtaataccattccttatgcagccagtccctgctatgaatggtgtgaaaatgtcactcatagggtcggttggtgcatgcatttcagtgggcttggcagactgatgtgcaatagcaacttctggctcagtgaggaaagcaatgggaaactacctcactcctcatttccctagtacgcctcttcagtgacacctaggccatctaagacagctaatggtgaacctgttgaggatccaaccagccttcgggctgaatacccaacatacatacaatgaagGAAATTGGTTTCCACCTTTTTAAAGAAATGACAGAACTCTGTCTCACACTGCATGCTTGCAGTATAGCGTGCACCACCCACTAGGCCTCAATTGCTTTACTTTTCCACTTAATTCACTGATTTGTAAACGGTACTGCTCCAAATATGTTCGAACATTTTATATTTGATTAAATCTATTTCAAACTAAAAATATAGTTTTTTTATttactgatggtggtgattatcgcATTAAGTGTAAGTTCAGCTCTGCAACGTCTGCCTTCGCAGTGTAActgttagcgctattagctaccatcattggaggccctgggttcgattcccagtactgccagaaatttaagactggaggGAAGGCTGGTACAAGGTTAAAATGGTagtgcagctcacctctattggggatATGTCTGAAAGAGCTACATCGGGATGAGGATACGATTAAatgactaaatggttaacatgTTGGCCTTTGATCTAAGGAGTTTCGCATTCTATtcctggccatgtcagggattttaaccttcataggttaattcttctggttcagaggctgggtgtttgtgccattttcagcattaaaattcatcttaGATGAAGCGCTATCTTCACTCAACGTGCAGGTGTACAATAAGGCATCATctcaaaagacctgcgccaggcctctcagAACACACaattattgccattattattattattattattattattattattattattagactattattattaccgggcaaccagactctattaacactaatcagagggaatgtGGAAGATACACGAccatcgaagaatgaaggcatcggcgaAAGAAAAGGAAAGGCCATGAATGGGTGAAAATTAAAGACACTCTAAGACTTGCAAATCTAATAAtgttggggttggaagagaacaagagttggccaagtgtGGTCAGATATAAAATATAAAAGTAAGGAGACTGACACAAGTGAAAGCTCTGCGAGACTCAGCTGGGGAGACCATGGTTACCAATCCACGCTACCAAACTAAGAGACCCAAATCCCTGTTTTAGTTACCTCGTATGACAGGCaggatgtattctaccatccccatctGCAGGATATTTTATTGGTTCCTATAGTTTTGGTTTTGAAAGCCTTCTGAAAATCTCCTACCCCCTCCTCCACTTCCAAAAagaatatatacagtaaaacctgtcttaatgGACACTtctcaccggcggacacccctcattggcggacgattttctaggtccgtaattaaatgccatgttgtgtatgagtaatttacccctcttatacggacaccctttattacggacacggacacaccatagccacgagaaactccaattaaacctctcctaacagacactttctttttcaaaaaattctgtatttgtgtcctgtacagtatgtattcgcttactttttgcacagccggtacttccaagaatcacagacaccgtaactttcgatcctggctgtacacattcttggaaggcaacactaagctacgctatcacttccggaagttgtgtgatctgacatgctcgaaagccctggaattcgtaccttcactgtcaggttacttttcattgactcgtgggcttttgatgtgttcaattttacgttagtaagtgtgtgtaaacatggctccaaggaattttttaactttaaaagaaaaggtaggcataatagactatcataaacgtgagaagtgtggtgtgcgtaaactgtccgaagtgtttaagattggaaagacacaggcagctgaaattgtgaaaaagcaaaaggaactagtgaaagaatggcatttaaatggcaacgaacagcgcattaaactgtttcaaagtggtagcgGAGCTCTCactgacaaggcaacgctagagtggttcgctaaaataagaagtcagaatgtccctgtctcaggaccaatgatacaagcaaaagcgttagaattcgcgacagaattaggtattggagatttcaaagcctcgaatggctggctagaaagattcagaaagcgacatggtatcaacttcagagtgatttgcggagaatcatcgagtgttaatatggagattgttgacaactggcaagaaaaaataccttcaatcatagacgggtatgctccggaaaatatgttgaatgctgatgaaactggattatttttccgtgctttacccgacaaaactttgtgtttcaaaggaaatcgttgtactggtggaaaagttgcgaaagaatgTCTTACGGtcttatgtgcaagtatgagtggagaatgggaggagccccttgtgataggaaaagctgcaaaaccaaggtgttttaaaaatatggacgttacgtagtttggcattgaatggaatgcgaataggaaagcatggatgaccagagaaataatgacagagtggctaggacaattggacagaaaaatgatacgccaggagcgaaaagtgttattattcctcgataatgcagcattgcatccggatacaattaagttgcaaagtgtgaagatcgtctttctcccaccaaatgtaacatcagtttctcagccgcttgaccaaggagtgatccagaacttcaaggttatgtaaagacagttagtgatgaagcacatagtatcagaacttaacgggaatgaagtaacccttcaaacactgacaaaggggctgaatgttctccaagcaatttcatggataaccaatgcatgggaaaacgtcacggcctcaacaattcgtaactgctttctgaaatctgggtttcccgctagtggtggacatcccgaaatagaatcggatacccttcctgacagcatggaaacaacacaagagttgattaatgcagcaggttacagtgtacaagtgaacacctatatcgaaattgattcagatattccaacagagtgtgagagtggagacacgaaaacgattcttcagtcaatccaagggaagagggacaaaaattaagattctgacgaaagcgggagtgaaggtgatgctaatgacgactttgaagaaaagacggaaatgaatgtgctgccaataacctcgtacagtgaggctttTGGCGTTGTTAtgcgactgaaagaattttattataaacaaaacgatgaaaaaggtgtaaatttgacccaggatttaattgcacatagtggaaacatcattgctaaaccgaaatggacaaaacaaacgatcattaaggattttttcaagtgctaatgttttactgtactgtgctagatattgctacatctacatactgatttgaagtttcaaaaactcatacgttcttcttaattttaacaaggtgaacggtaatagtgtacagtgtgctcaatagaggtttccatagaagtgtttttgtctctttaatacagtgcatcgcagctgcagcagtccatctacaactttctcatgtgagtacagtgcagtatattgtacaatactgtatacagtatacaattaagggtacatttgcgagaattgttaacacatacgatgcatgggttattgtgttccaacttatgtttaatggtaccggtttcataacctctcgcgggcggacaccccttcatggcggacatttttttcggtcccgaaggtgtccgatatagggaggttttactgtatatatattccTGGGTGCAGCATTGTTCCTGACAGATATATGACCTATTGAACAGAAAGAATTAAAAAAGTAGCAGAGTTCTGGCTGCAGATTGAAAAGAAATCTTATCAAAGGAAATTATAATTTACAGGTACTGTACTTGTGTGTTAAAGGTAATGTTGCATGGTCATTCCTATTGTATCATATAAATGTACTTCCCTCATTTAATTTTTACTGATTACCTGAAATGAATAAGGacctataaaataaaaatattattatttttggtgACTTTAACTCTCCACTGATAACTGGTATTGACACAGAGCTTCTAGGTACTGAACCATGTTGCAAGTCTTCACTGTACTTTACATCATTGTACCCTCTACATTCGTGCAATGACATAGCAACAGTAACAGTCAAATGCTAGATCTAGTTCTAACTAATATAAGCATATGCAGTGTCAATCATGATTATTATCCTATGGTAGCAGAAGACTTGCATCATCCAGCACTACAGCTCAACCTAGGGGTGAAGGCTCAGCAAAGACTTAAACAGTTTTCTGTTGAAACATATAATTTTTGCAATGCTGACTTCCTAGATCTATACAGGAGCCTTCGGGAGCTGGACTGGACTAAATTAAAAATCACAAAAAAATGGAGAAGAGGACACAGTATTCCCACAACaaaattcatttaattttcaaTAGCACAATACCCAAAAATAAGTACTACGTAAAACTAAAGAATCCACCTTGGTTCacaaaagaaataaatgaaagCGTGAAGTAGAAAGAACATCACAGAAAGTGCAGGACTCACTGTAAATATCTAAGAAAATTCACCAAAAATGTTCAGAAAACGTGTAAGGCATATACAAGGAAAACATTTCAAATGATAGCAAATCATTCTGGAATTATATCAACAGTAGAAGAAATGGCAAAAGTAGCTCTTCTCAGGTGATGGAAATATATAATAGTACATTAGACAATGCTCATAGTACATCTGATGGCTTTGCATAGTTTTTTAGCTCAGTTTATTTGCCATCTCCCTCTTCATATGAAATATCAGAAAGTCAGATTTGCTAGCAAGTTATCCTCTAACATTATATGATATTCAAAAAACTAATACAAAGAAGCAATACAAAACTTTAAACCAAACCGATCCTGTGGGCCTGACAGAATACCTCCCTATGTTGTAAAAGTACTTTTAGTAATTTCGAACATACATCTTCCAATTCTGTAAAATCTTATAGTATAAAAACAAATTTCCCTGAGTATTTGGAAAACAGCTGAAGTCTGTCCTGTTTTCAAAGGAGAGACCTAATTGATGTTGAACACTATAGACCGCTTCAATTCTGTCCACATCCACTAAAATTTTTGAACAAAATTCAGTCAGTCACATCAGAAATGCTATTAAAGAAAACCAGCATGGTTTCATATCTGGGAGACCCTCTGAGAGTAATTTGATTGTTTTTACTCTGTATGCTTTTGATGTTTCACATAAACAAGGAACTATTGatgtaatatacacagatttttctaaggcatttgataaaatATTGCACAGTATATTGTTAAGAAAGCTCTCACATTATGGCTTCCTATCCATTCACTGCTGAAAATGTATCTAAGTCAGTGCAAAATTAAATTACTAGAAAAAACTGAACAACTGTGTAGACTTTTCAAGGCTGGACAATAGAACTGATTTTAAACCTGTTAAATAATTGTCTTACATTCCATAAGATCTGAATCTGGCAAGTATAAGTAATAGCAATCCCCAAAGCTTGATAAAGAACCCAGAGATCCTAAGAAGTTTTTGTCCTATATCTGTTGTACAGTATTTgtattaaatggcatatggcttttcatgccaggagtgtccgaggacaagttaggatTTCCAGGTGTGGATTTCTTGAATTGGTTCCCtgggcgacctgtgcatcatgatgaggatgaaatatgatgaagacgacacatacacccagcccccatgccagcggaattaaccaattatggttaaaattcctgaccctggcgggaattgaacccaggacccctgtgacctaaggccagcacactaaccatttagccatggagccggactgtatttcTATAAAATCCTGGAAAGAATGATCCTCAACTAACTAAAGTGGTTGAGCTCCTTATCCCGTAGCAGGTAAATTTAGACCAAGGAAGCATCCCAAATCCTGAATGACACAATATAGAGAGGATGGATTGAAACAAAGAAGATCATAGATGTTGCTTTTGTTAATATCTCAGCTGTGTATGATACTGCAAATCACAGACAGCTATTACATAAACTACTGGATCCATGCAAAAGTTTGTAGCATTTACATATGGACTGTCATCAGCACATTTCCAAGGATTCTTTGTTATTCCATTCTTATTGCTTAGTTTGTTGTTCTGTGTTGATGATAAAACAGTGTATTCTAATTCTGCACATATTCTAGATATTTTGCAGTTGAAACGAGACTGAGTATCAAGTGGACCAAGTTCAACATTTTTGTCACATTCTGTTCTCACAAGGAAACATTGGCAATGCTTAAATCGTCGgttgcgatgaaacttggaaaacacattcaggtacacgtaaaaacgatgttggcatcaattttgggtgccgacattcattagggcgttaactacagggcctaaaagttgcgacatttcaaaatCCGCGCgttcagcgatgaatacctgctggccaatgctaagcctgcacactgcgtgcttggagacacgcctctgcacctcctcccctccacgctccaattggttcgccactgcACGTTTCCCTTCCCCCTCGCCAGTCCTttttcttagctgtcgaagagaaccggtgctacactttgggtaatctatcagccttcctcatatctctcctttgtaatttccacattgtattagttagtttacgttttctgaaatgtttatgaaaacgtttgcacctggcgagttggccatgcggttagaggcgcacgactgtgagattgcatccgggagattgtgggttcgaatcccactgtcggcagccctgaagatggttttgcgtggtttcccattttcacaccacgcaaatgctggggttgtaccttaattaaggccacggccgcttccttccgactcctaggccattcctatcccatcgccgccataaaacgtatctgtgtcggtgggacgtagcGGAAAAAAAAAAGGCGCCTGTTGTTActtgttttgtttcggttttcttttcactatttacTATTTACtggcggggagtttgcccgatgtaatgtaggc is drawn from Anabrus simplex isolate iqAnaSimp1 chromosome 1, ASM4041472v1, whole genome shotgun sequence and contains these coding sequences:
- the LOC136867948 gene encoding protein MEMO1 codes for the protein MAVRRASHAGSWYSDSPKELKEQLDTWLNTADLCHGPARAIIAPHAGYQYCGPCSGFAYRQVSPVVVRRIFILGPSHHVRLGGCALSTASKYRTPLYDLKIDSQVYRELEASGQFEWMNLTVDEDEHSIEMHLPYIAKAMEDYKDSFTIVPVLVGSLTSEKEAMYGRIFSRYLADPQNLFVISSDFCHWGHRFRYTYYDRSWGEIYQSIQTLDRTGMDIIETLNPVAFTEYLKKFGNTICGRHPIGVLLQAVHSLKKSPTNGHKMSMKFLKYAQSSQCCNMSDSSVSYAAAALTFE